One window of the Herbiconiux sp. L3-i23 genome contains the following:
- the hrcA gene encoding heat-inducible transcriptional repressor HrcA, whose protein sequence is MASERSLEVLRVIVQDYVSSREPVGSKAIVERHGFGVSAATIRNDMAQLEEEELIAAPHTSSGRIPTDKGYRVFVDQLADLRPLSPAQKQAIETFLGSSLDLDDVLSRTVRLLSQFTGQVAMVQYPTLSRTTLRHIELVPIAHDRVLTVVITDGGHVAQRVVDLPEPADEEFLADLRARFVTAAAGSALQAAAEALAAVPAQFAPDRASTAAAVATALVDQVLENRQDRIVLAGTGNLARTERDFPGSIHPVLDAIEEQVVLLRLFREMALDQNGIAVSIGRENTVSGLAEASVLTSGYSSSSGELAHLGVLGPTRMDYSNNMAAVRAVARYLSRLLGEG, encoded by the coding sequence ATGGCGTCGGAACGCAGTCTCGAGGTGCTCCGTGTCATCGTGCAGGACTACGTCTCCTCCCGTGAGCCCGTCGGATCGAAGGCGATCGTCGAGCGCCACGGCTTCGGTGTGTCCGCCGCGACGATCCGCAACGACATGGCGCAGCTCGAAGAAGAGGAGCTGATCGCGGCGCCGCACACCTCGTCCGGCCGCATCCCGACCGACAAGGGCTACCGCGTCTTCGTCGACCAGCTCGCCGACCTGCGCCCGCTCTCGCCCGCGCAGAAGCAGGCGATCGAGACCTTCCTCGGCAGTTCCCTCGACCTCGACGACGTGCTCTCGCGCACCGTCCGGCTGCTCTCGCAGTTCACCGGCCAAGTCGCGATGGTGCAGTACCCGACCCTGTCGCGCACCACGTTGCGGCACATCGAGCTCGTGCCGATCGCACACGACCGAGTGCTCACCGTCGTGATCACCGACGGCGGCCACGTCGCGCAGAGGGTGGTCGACCTGCCGGAGCCCGCGGACGAGGAGTTCCTCGCCGACCTGCGCGCCCGGTTCGTCACGGCCGCCGCCGGATCCGCGCTGCAGGCCGCCGCCGAGGCGCTCGCCGCGGTCCCCGCCCAGTTCGCGCCCGATCGCGCCTCCACCGCCGCGGCGGTCGCGACCGCCCTCGTCGATCAGGTGCTCGAGAACCGACAGGACCGCATCGTGCTCGCCGGCACCGGCAACCTCGCGCGCACCGAACGCGACTTCCCGGGCAGCATCCACCCCGTGCTCGACGCCATCGAGGAGCAGGTGGTGCTGCTGCGCCTCTTCCGTGAGATGGCGCTCGACCAGAACGGCATCGCCGTCAGCATCGGCCGCGAGAACACGGTGTCGGGGCTCGCCGAAGCGTCGGTGCTGACGAGCGGTTACAGTTCCTCTTCTGGCGAACTCGCGCATCTCGGTGTGCTGGGGCCGACCAGAATGGACTACTCGAACAACATGGCGGCCGTGCGCGCCGTCGCGCGTTACCTGTCCCGCCTGCTCGGTGAGGGGTGA
- a CDS encoding DUF4870 domain-containing protein, with product MSEVPPPPPSYPAQPTATPMSPEDQRLWATLTHVGGIVGVVVFGGGLGWVMPLITFLTMKERGGFIREHARAALNFHLTMLIAIVAGWILTIVIIGILVLIAVPILVIIFGIIASIRANKGEMYTYPLSIPFVK from the coding sequence ATGTCCGAAGTACCCCCGCCGCCGCCGTCGTACCCGGCGCAGCCCACCGCAACTCCGATGTCTCCCGAGGACCAGCGTCTCTGGGCGACCCTCACCCACGTCGGAGGCATCGTCGGCGTCGTCGTCTTCGGTGGTGGACTCGGATGGGTGATGCCGCTCATCACGTTCCTCACCATGAAGGAGCGCGGCGGCTTCATCCGCGAGCACGCCCGCGCCGCCCTCAACTTCCACCTGACGATGCTCATCGCGATCGTCGCCGGCTGGATCCTCACCATCGTGATCATCGGCATCCTGGTGCTCATCGCGGTGCCGATCCTCGTGATCATCTTCGGCATCATCGCCTCGATCCGCGCCAACAAGGGCGAGATGTACACCTACCCGCTCAGCATCCCGTTCGTGAAGTGA
- a CDS encoding 16S rRNA (uracil(1498)-N(3))-methyltransferase, with translation MAHFYLTDADLPGARGVVELTGTEAKHAATVSRVRVGEQLLVGDGAGGVADCVVVSAAATLVELQVRSVSRTAAPARTITLVQALAKGDRDELAVQASTELGVDRVVPWLAERSVSRWEGAKVVKGVERWRAIVREAVKQSLRPWLPEVSGLATTSDVAALARSGRLLVLHPGAESSLADAAAGDGDLVLVVGPEGGVSPAELARLRDAGAVGVRLGSEVLRTSTAGPAAIAALSSLTGRWR, from the coding sequence GTGGCCCACTTCTATCTGACCGATGCCGACCTTCCCGGAGCGCGCGGGGTCGTCGAGCTGACCGGCACCGAGGCGAAGCACGCCGCGACGGTGAGCCGGGTGCGCGTCGGCGAGCAACTGCTCGTCGGTGACGGTGCCGGGGGAGTGGCGGACTGCGTCGTGGTGTCCGCGGCCGCCACGCTCGTCGAGTTGCAGGTGCGGTCGGTCTCGCGGACTGCCGCCCCGGCACGCACGATCACCCTCGTCCAGGCGCTCGCGAAGGGCGACCGCGACGAGCTCGCGGTCCAGGCCTCGACGGAGCTCGGCGTCGACCGGGTCGTACCCTGGCTCGCCGAGCGCAGCGTCTCCCGTTGGGAGGGCGCGAAGGTCGTCAAGGGGGTGGAGAGGTGGCGCGCGATCGTCCGCGAGGCGGTCAAGCAGTCGCTGCGTCCGTGGCTCCCCGAGGTCTCCGGGCTCGCGACGACGTCCGACGTCGCCGCGCTCGCCCGGTCGGGCCGCCTGCTCGTGCTGCACCCGGGGGCCGAGAGCTCGCTCGCCGACGCCGCCGCAGGAGACGGCGACCTCGTGCTCGTCGTCGGCCCCGAAGGCGGAGTCTCGCCCGCCGAGCTCGCGCGGCTGCGCGACGCCGGCGCGGTGGGGGTGCGCCTCGGATCCGAGGTGCTGCGGACCTCCACGGCGGGTCCCGCGGCGATCGCCGCCCTGTCGTCCCTCACGGGGCGCTGGCGCTAG
- a CDS encoding DUF1990 family protein encodes MSGPMRSGAPEDSSLNYAAIGATQTEEILQYPPAGYRAMQASRRLGSGQERFDQAARSLMTWGVLRASGVEVRDIQAEADEDAYVGIEYDENGRPVGQVNLAEEELFAPDGTPYVSAGMTAVATYSSGPAHIQVPIKVVYVIDEPKRVGYAYGSRVGSPSEFERLMLVESRDDGSVWFTIRSIARPTNWRWRIAFAVLRLGQKRYTDKYLTALHPTRSAGQTGAAE; translated from the coding sequence ATGTCAGGACCCATGCGCTCGGGAGCGCCGGAAGACTCGTCGCTCAACTATGCGGCGATCGGTGCGACGCAGACCGAAGAGATCCTGCAGTATCCGCCCGCCGGGTACCGCGCGATGCAGGCCAGCCGCCGCCTCGGCAGTGGCCAGGAGCGCTTCGATCAGGCCGCGCGGTCGCTCATGACCTGGGGCGTGCTGCGGGCGAGCGGCGTCGAGGTGAGGGACATCCAGGCCGAGGCCGACGAGGACGCCTACGTCGGTATCGAGTACGACGAGAACGGCCGACCCGTCGGCCAGGTGAACCTCGCTGAGGAGGAGCTCTTCGCCCCCGACGGCACGCCGTACGTGTCGGCGGGCATGACGGCGGTCGCGACCTACTCGTCGGGGCCCGCTCACATCCAGGTGCCGATCAAGGTCGTCTACGTCATCGACGAGCCGAAGCGCGTCGGCTACGCCTACGGCAGCCGGGTCGGCTCGCCATCCGAGTTCGAGCGGCTCATGCTCGTCGAGTCGCGCGACGACGGATCCGTGTGGTTCACCATCCGCTCGATCGCGAGACCGACGAACTGGCGGTGGCGGATCGCGTTCGCCGTGCTGCGGCTCGGGCAGAAGCGCTACACCGACAAGTACCTCACCGCACTGCACCCGACGCGGTCCGCCGGGCAGACCGGGGCCGCGGAGTAG
- a CDS encoding HIT domain-containing protein — translation MAETSVFSKIRAGEIPGEILHETDRVFVLKDIAPKAPVHLLVIPKTEQYRTVVELAAGDPSLLAEVVAVANKVAAANSDGDFRLIFNTGEGAGQTVFHVHAHVLAGGLTEGSLGDG, via the coding sequence ATGGCTGAAACGTCGGTGTTTTCGAAGATCCGCGCGGGGGAGATCCCCGGAGAGATCCTGCACGAGACCGATCGGGTCTTCGTGCTCAAGGACATCGCGCCCAAGGCGCCGGTGCATCTGCTGGTCATCCCCAAGACCGAGCAGTACCGCACGGTCGTCGAACTCGCGGCCGGAGACCCGTCGTTGCTCGCCGAGGTGGTCGCGGTGGCGAACAAGGTCGCGGCGGCGAATTCCGATGGCGATTTCAGACTCATCTTCAACACGGGCGAAGGCGCAGGCCAGACCGTGTTCCATGTGCACGCCCACGTCCTCGCGGGCGGCTTGACGGAAGGTTCCCTTGGCGACGGCTGA
- a CDS encoding DUF4870 domain-containing protein — MTDSSLPPSDPAGAPGQPGQSGQPSQPYAPAPAPAAPLSAADDKLWASLSHFGGVLGILPSLIIFLVLKDRGPLVRQESKEALNWQITFTIGMIALWIVVGILQAVLYFTPVWFLSAIIGLVPWVLYVANLVFSILGGVNVQQGGSYRYPFALRLVK, encoded by the coding sequence ATGACCGATTCATCCCTCCCGCCGAGCGATCCTGCCGGTGCGCCTGGCCAGCCGGGCCAGTCGGGCCAACCGAGCCAGCCCTACGCGCCCGCTCCCGCCCCGGCCGCTCCGCTGAGCGCCGCCGACGACAAGCTGTGGGCGTCGCTGTCGCACTTCGGTGGTGTACTCGGCATCCTGCCCTCGCTCATCATCTTCCTGGTGCTAAAGGATCGCGGCCCCCTGGTGCGGCAGGAGTCGAAGGAGGCGCTGAACTGGCAGATCACCTTCACGATCGGCATGATCGCCCTCTGGATCGTGGTCGGCATCCTGCAGGCGGTCCTCTACTTCACGCCGGTATGGTTCCTCAGCGCGATCATCGGCCTCGTGCCGTGGGTGCTCTACGTCGCCAACCTGGTCTTCTCGATCCTCGGCGGCGTCAACGTGCAGCAGGGCGGCAGCTACCGCTACCCGTTCGCGCTCCGCCTCGTGAAGTAG
- the hemW gene encoding radical SAM family heme chaperone HemW: MPSALPLADPAPVDGLLPATAAEGSADRALGVYLHVPFCRVRCGYCDFNTYTADELRGAKRADFAGQAAAEVAFAAERLERSGIASRPASTVFFGGGTPTLLPADDLAFMLAAIREHIGIVPGAEVTTEANPDSVDADYLARLRDAGFTRVSFGMQSAVPSVLRTLDRTHDPERIPIVVDLARRVGLDVSVDLIYGTPGESLDDWRRSLEHAIAQAPDHLSAYALIVEDGTKLARQIRSDIVATPDDDLQADMYELADELLTAAGYGWYEVSNWARTTPDGLPDPAHMSRHNLNYWRSADWWGVGPGAHSHVGGVRWWNARHPAAYAERIGRGESPAVGRETLDADTRRVERVLLEVRIREGLSIDALDADARIRVAGLLADGLVDPAAALRGRLVLTLKGRLLADDVVRRIT, from the coding sequence ATGCCCTCCGCTCTGCCGCTCGCCGACCCGGCGCCCGTCGACGGGCTGCTGCCCGCGACCGCCGCCGAGGGGTCGGCCGACCGTGCGCTCGGGGTCTACCTGCACGTGCCGTTCTGCCGGGTCCGGTGCGGCTACTGCGACTTCAACACCTACACGGCCGACGAGCTGCGCGGCGCGAAGAGGGCGGACTTCGCGGGGCAGGCCGCCGCCGAGGTCGCCTTCGCCGCCGAACGGCTCGAACGCTCGGGTATCGCCTCACGCCCCGCGTCGACCGTGTTCTTCGGTGGCGGCACGCCCACCCTGCTGCCCGCCGACGACCTCGCCTTCATGCTCGCCGCCATCCGCGAGCACATCGGCATCGTGCCGGGCGCCGAGGTCACGACCGAGGCGAACCCCGACTCCGTCGACGCCGACTACCTCGCCCGGCTCCGCGACGCGGGCTTCACCCGGGTGTCGTTCGGCATGCAGTCGGCGGTGCCTTCAGTGCTGCGCACCCTCGACCGCACCCACGACCCGGAGCGGATCCCCATCGTCGTCGACCTCGCCCGCCGGGTGGGTCTCGACGTGAGCGTCGACCTCATCTACGGCACCCCCGGCGAGAGCCTCGATGACTGGCGCCGCTCGCTCGAGCACGCCATCGCGCAGGCCCCCGACCACCTGTCGGCCTACGCGCTGATCGTCGAGGACGGGACCAAGCTAGCCCGTCAGATCCGATCAGATATCGTCGCGACGCCTGACGACGACCTGCAGGCCGACATGTACGAGCTGGCCGACGAACTGCTCACCGCCGCCGGATACGGCTGGTACGAGGTGAGCAACTGGGCTCGCACCACGCCGGACGGTTTGCCCGATCCCGCGCACATGTCGCGGCACAACCTCAATTACTGGCGCAGTGCGGACTGGTGGGGCGTCGGCCCCGGGGCGCACAGCCACGTCGGGGGAGTGCGCTGGTGGAACGCCCGCCACCCCGCCGCCTACGCCGAGCGGATCGGACGTGGCGAATCGCCCGCCGTCGGGCGCGAAACGCTCGACGCCGACACGCGACGGGTCGAACGGGTGCTGCTCGAAGTCCGCATCCGCGAGGGCCTGTCGATCGATGCGCTCGACGCCGACGCGCGCATCCGGGTGGCGGGGCTGCTCGCCGACGGGCTCGTCGACCCGGCCGCCGCGCTTCGCGGACGGCTGGTGCTGACCCTCAAGGGACGCCTGCTGGCCGACGACGTCGTGCGCCGCATCACCTGA
- a CDS encoding PhoH family protein: MVRLFGPQDRLLKQIENEYPLVEVHARGNEITLTGEADQVHATRRLIEELLQMVRSGRDVDPVEVGSSARILEADRSSSPADLLGTPIVQARGKSVRPKTLGQKQYVDAIDHNTIVFGIGPAGTGKTYLAMAKAVQALQRREVSRIILTRPAVEAGERLGYLPGSLTDKIDPYLRPLYDALNEMMDPELVPKLMASNTIEVAPLAYMRGRTLNDSFVVLDEAQNTTPEQMKMFLTRLGFGSKMVVTGDITQVDLPGGASGLTRVTRVLDGIDDIHFSELTSDDVVRHTLVGRIVDAYTKFDAEQQLRSYERRGGERGGETSGRGLADHRPPQNRAERRAQEAARDHNRRGQH; encoded by the coding sequence ATGGTGCGGCTGTTCGGGCCGCAGGACCGGCTCCTGAAGCAGATCGAGAATGAGTACCCGCTCGTCGAGGTGCACGCCCGCGGCAACGAGATCACGCTCACGGGCGAGGCCGACCAGGTGCACGCCACCCGCCGGCTGATCGAAGAGCTGCTGCAGATGGTGCGCAGCGGCCGCGACGTCGATCCCGTCGAGGTGGGCAGCTCGGCCCGCATCCTCGAGGCCGACCGCTCGTCGAGCCCGGCCGATCTGCTCGGCACCCCCATCGTGCAGGCGCGCGGCAAGTCGGTGCGGCCGAAGACCCTCGGTCAGAAGCAGTACGTCGACGCGATCGACCACAACACGATCGTGTTCGGCATCGGTCCCGCCGGCACGGGCAAAACCTACCTCGCGATGGCGAAGGCCGTGCAGGCGCTGCAGCGCCGCGAGGTGAGCCGCATCATCCTCACCCGTCCCGCGGTCGAGGCCGGCGAACGGCTGGGGTACCTGCCCGGGTCGCTCACCGACAAGATCGACCCGTACCTGCGGCCGCTCTACGACGCGCTCAACGAGATGATGGACCCCGAGCTGGTGCCGAAGCTCATGGCGAGCAACACCATCGAGGTCGCGCCGCTCGCCTACATGCGCGGACGCACGCTCAACGACTCGTTCGTCGTGCTCGACGAGGCGCAGAACACCACCCCCGAGCAGATGAAGATGTTCCTCACCCGACTCGGGTTCGGCTCCAAGATGGTCGTCACGGGCGACATCACCCAGGTCGACCTGCCCGGCGGGGCGAGCGGACTCACGCGCGTCACCCGCGTGCTCGACGGAATCGACGACATCCACTTCTCCGAGCTGACGAGCGACGACGTCGTGCGCCACACCCTCGTGGGCCGTATCGTCGATGCGTACACGAAGTTCGACGCCGAGCAGCAACTGCGCTCCTACGAGCGCCGGGGCGGCGAGCGCGGCGGCGAGACGTCCGGTCGCGGACTCGCCGACCACCGGCCCCCGCAGAACCGCGCCGAGCGCCGCGCGCAGGAAGCCGCGCGCGACCACAACCGACGAGGACAGCACTAA
- a CDS encoding HAD family hydrolase, with amino-acid sequence MANYVLWDVDGTLLKNGARASRLYDEAIEAVAEFVPDTPGQGEHGKTDGQIIAERLAQYGLDADLHDAVTAKLADLSEVAYSGPNRREVAPGVREALVAVREAGWVNALLTGNSPARARVKIAGAGLDADDFDWAHSYFGDRARERSEITVAANAALTGHAQVIVGDTPSDDAAAQAAGIPFIAVATGVFSADELRSTGALVVLDDLVSGLDELIAQLDGLAREAAAS; translated from the coding sequence GTGGCCAATTACGTGCTCTGGGATGTCGACGGGACTCTGCTGAAGAACGGAGCGCGTGCCAGCCGGCTGTACGACGAGGCCATCGAGGCGGTCGCCGAGTTCGTGCCCGATACCCCGGGGCAGGGCGAGCACGGCAAAACCGACGGGCAGATCATCGCCGAGCGGCTCGCCCAGTACGGGCTCGACGCCGACCTGCACGACGCGGTCACCGCGAAGCTCGCAGACCTGTCCGAGGTCGCCTACTCCGGCCCGAACCGTCGCGAGGTCGCGCCCGGCGTGCGCGAGGCGCTGGTCGCCGTCCGCGAGGCGGGATGGGTCAACGCGCTGCTGACCGGCAACTCCCCCGCCCGCGCACGGGTGAAGATCGCAGGAGCGGGACTCGACGCCGACGACTTCGACTGGGCGCACTCCTACTTCGGCGACCGCGCCCGCGAGCGCAGTGAGATCACGGTCGCCGCGAACGCGGCACTCACCGGACACGCGCAGGTCATCGTCGGCGACACTCCGTCCGACGACGCGGCCGCGCAGGCCGCCGGCATCCCGTTCATCGCGGTCGCCACCGGAGTGTTCAGCGCCGACGAGCTGCGCAGCACCGGCGCACTCGTCGTGCTCGACGACCTGGTCAGCGGCCTCGACGAGCTGATCGCCCAGCTCGACGGGCTGGCGCGCGAGGCCGCCGCGTCCTGA
- the dnaJ gene encoding molecular chaperone DnaJ translates to MAADHYEVLGVSREASTEEIKKAYRKLARELHPDVNPGADASERFKLVTHAYDVLSDPRQREQYDNGGRGGFDGAGFGGFGDIFETFFGGGGGRQSGPRSRRERGQDALLRLEVDLDEVVFGTHRDVEVDTAVLCETCKGSCAQPGTSPVTCDICRGTGQIQRTVRSLLGNVMTSSPCGTCRGYGTVIPNPCVTCQGQGRVRARRNVPVDIPAGVETGLRLQMPGQGEVGPAGGPNGDLYLEIKVRTHDTFSRNGDDLLATLEVPMGDAILGTKTTIQSLDGEVELEIRPGVQSADVLVVKDRGITHLRGQGRGDLRVGVQVVTPTKLDRHERELIEQFHAKRGKQKPQLATFHQGMFAKLRDRFMG, encoded by the coding sequence GTGGCTGCTGACCATTACGAGGTGCTCGGGGTCTCGCGTGAAGCGAGCACCGAGGAGATCAAGAAGGCCTACCGCAAGCTCGCCCGCGAGCTGCACCCCGACGTGAACCCCGGCGCCGACGCGTCCGAGCGGTTCAAGCTCGTCACACACGCCTACGACGTGCTGAGCGACCCGCGTCAGCGCGAGCAGTACGACAACGGCGGCCGAGGCGGGTTCGACGGCGCCGGGTTCGGCGGCTTCGGCGACATCTTCGAGACGTTCTTCGGAGGGGGAGGCGGGCGCCAGTCGGGTCCCCGGTCGCGTCGTGAACGCGGGCAGGATGCGCTGCTGCGTCTCGAAGTCGATCTCGACGAGGTCGTCTTCGGCACCCACCGCGACGTGGAGGTCGACACGGCCGTGCTCTGCGAGACGTGCAAGGGCAGCTGCGCGCAGCCCGGCACCTCGCCCGTCACCTGCGACATCTGCCGCGGCACCGGGCAGATCCAGCGCACCGTCCGCTCGCTGCTCGGCAACGTGATGACCTCGAGCCCGTGCGGCACCTGCCGCGGCTACGGCACCGTCATCCCCAACCCCTGCGTCACCTGCCAGGGGCAGGGGCGCGTCCGTGCCCGCCGCAACGTCCCGGTCGACATCCCCGCCGGCGTCGAGACCGGGCTGCGTCTGCAGATGCCGGGTCAGGGCGAGGTCGGCCCCGCCGGCGGCCCCAACGGCGACCTGTACCTCGAGATCAAGGTGCGCACGCACGACACCTTCAGCCGCAACGGCGACGACCTGCTCGCCACCCTCGAGGTGCCGATGGGCGACGCGATCCTCGGCACGAAGACGACCATCCAGTCGCTCGACGGCGAGGTCGAACTCGAGATCCGCCCCGGCGTGCAGAGCGCCGACGTGCTCGTGGTCAAGGATCGCGGCATCACCCACCTGCGTGGGCAGGGGCGCGGCGACCTCCGCGTCGGCGTGCAGGTGGTGACGCCCACCAAGCTCGACCGCCACGAGCGCGAGCTGATCGAGCAGTTCCACGCCAAGCGCGGCAAGCAGAAGCCGCAGCTGGCGACTTTCCATCAGGGGATGTTCGCGAAGCTGCGCGACCGTTTCATGGGCTGA